The Chloroflexota bacterium genomic sequence AGCGCCTATACCGCCAGAGAGGTCGAGGCCCTGGCGGATGTGGTGCACCGGCAGCGGGATATCGGGGCTTCCATTGCCAGTGGAAGCTTCGAGACCATGGGCATGGTGGTGGCGCCTTGCAGCATCAAGACCCTTTCGGCCATCGCCAACTCCTTCACCGCCGATCTTATCAGCCGGGCGGCAGACGTTCAGCTGAAGGAGGGGCGGCCGGTGTTGCTCCTGGTTCGCGAAACACCCCTGCATGTCAATCACCTGAGGTTAATGGTGCGCGCGTCGGAGGCAGGTGCGATCATCATGCCGCCGGTTCCCGCCTTTTACAGCCTTCCCAGGACGGTGGATGACATCGTCGACGACACGGTCGGGCGCTTGTTGGCCCGAATGGGCATCGAAAATGAGTTGTATTACCGTTGGTTGGGCACGCGCAAGGCAGTTGCGGATCGCGATTGAGCGAATGGGCGGACGGGCGATTGTGAAGCAGAATAGAGTGACTTGGTGAGTTTTGCTATGCAACACACAACACATATTACCCAACAGAAGCAGCATCCTCAGCATGGGGATCGCGCGGCCATCCGCGGCGTTCCATCGCTGGTTTGGCGGGCCGGGCAGGAACGGCGTCTGAACCTGATTCGCCAGTGGGCGCCAGTCGACGGCGCGCGGGTATTGGTGAATGGGTGTGGTATTGGCATGTATGTAAGGGCGTTGCGGGAATCCGGCGCGGCGGTCTGGGGCGTAGATATCGAGCGTGACCATGTGCAAGAAGCGCTTGAAAACGCCCCTGACACCTTTCTTTGCCAGGCTGCCGGGGAAACCCTGCCCTTTCCCGATGATAGCTTTGATCTGGTGTTGAGCCATGAGGTCATTGAACATGTTGGTGACGATCGGGCATATGCCCGGGAGATGGTCAGGGTATTGCATTCTCCGGCGAACGGAGACGAGAGTTGGACAGGTGTCAATGGCCAATTGCCGGTGACCAATGCTCCAAGCGGGGGAGGCAGGGCGGTGATTTTCTGCCCCAATCGGCTGTATCCGTTTGAAACCCATGGGCACTTCTGGCGGGGCACCTATCATTTCGGCAATACACCGTTCATAAACTGGCTGCCCAATCCGTTGCGCAATCGTTTGGCGCCTCACGTGCGGGCTTACAGCCGAGGCGGGTTGCGGCGCCTCTTTGACGGGTTGCCTGTGCGGGTAGTGTATCACGGCGCCATCTTTCCTGGCTTTGACAATATCGTCAGACGCCAACCTGAACTGGGACGTTGGCTTCAACGTGTAACCTATGGCATGGAACTGACCCCTTTGCAGTGGTTTGGCATTTCCCATCTGTTGGTGATCGAAAAGATTGCATGACCCGATTGATGAAAAAAGAAGAAAAACGACAAAATGAGCTACGATCCAGAACAAGTTTTGGTTAAGAGACGACGGCGAGATCGCCGTTGGAGACATCGCCCCAGGCCCTTTTTGCGAGCCGCCCAGGTGTTGCTCGTCCTCGCGATCGCCATTGGCCTGTCTGTTTTTCTGATAG encodes the following:
- a CDS encoding UbiX family flavin prenyltransferase, which produces MINDSSTTPRRLIVALSGASGQVYGIRLLQVLRTGGKQVDPGQAIETHLVISEAARIIIAQESAYTAREVEALADVVHRQRDIGASIASGSFETMGMVVAPCSIKTLSAIANSFTADLISRAADVQLKEGRPVLLLVRETPLHVNHLRLMVRASEAGAIIMPPVPAFYSLPRTVDDIVDDTVGRLLARMGIENELYYRWLGTRKAVADRD
- a CDS encoding class I SAM-dependent methyltransferase gives rise to the protein MQHTTHITQQKQHPQHGDRAAIRGVPSLVWRAGQERRLNLIRQWAPVDGARVLVNGCGIGMYVRALRESGAAVWGVDIERDHVQEALENAPDTFLCQAAGETLPFPDDSFDLVLSHEVIEHVGDDRAYAREMVRVLHSPANGDESWTGVNGQLPVTNAPSGGGRAVIFCPNRLYPFETHGHFWRGTYHFGNTPFINWLPNPLRNRLAPHVRAYSRGGLRRLFDGLPVRVVYHGAIFPGFDNIVRRQPELGRWLQRVTYGMELTPLQWFGISHLLVIEKIA